The Anguilla anguilla isolate fAngAng1 chromosome 2, fAngAng1.pri, whole genome shotgun sequence genome contains the following window.
ATTTTTATGCACTACACGCATCAGCGGtagtcccgttctgtgagcttgtgtggcctaccgcttcacAACTGAGTTGTTGCGGCACCTAtgtgtttccacttcacaataacatcacttacagttgactggggcagctctagcgggacagaaatttgacaaactgacttgttagAAAGGCGAcgtcctatgacagtgccacattgaaaaTCACTGacctcttcagtatgacccattctagcTCATTGCTAGTCCATGGAGATTGCATGACTTTATGCTTGATTTTACGTGCCTGTTAgaaatgggtgtggctgaaatagatGAGACAACTTATTAGAAGGGGTGcctgtccacatacttttgtaaatgtagtCTATGTAGTACTCTCATTATAGTACTATCTGCATGTTGATTCTTCCCTATTATAGTTATGAATAAATTTGCATTTTCCGCATAATTGACCCAATCAAGTACTGTCCATGTAAACAAccttcaaacttttttctggaatatttttaaagatccattaaacacaaatgtgcacCAATTAACACACCCAAGTAGGTGATCCAGCCCATGTCAATCCCAATcaattataaaattaattagGAAAATATCTATCTTAGAGCTactattatattttgttatctGTGCCAGTCCAAATGACCAATTTTGCATTATCTGTGATTATTGTAACATCCTTTTTTGCCCCATAATTTGGGGGCACAAATGCTGACGTTTGGAAATGTTTATTAAGGTATCATGGTATTTAAAGGTTcttggtttttcttttgtttttttgttttttacagaaaaGGGACAATTATCTGCAAGTCAAATGGACTCTAGGATGCATCATTCAGAGGGATAAAGATAAAAACAACTCACTATTTCTCAATATCGCTCTGttatttgaaaaattgaatCATTGCCAGGTTTGttcacatttactgtttttatttttctcatagCCAATATATTGTATGACGTTGTGTAAGTACatgtttgaatttaaattatccTGTGATTCTAGTAAGTCTTGGTgcagattggaaaaaaaaacttgatgaTGTCCTTTTGTTCACCTGATGTTCTTATGCTGGCTGTCCAGCCCCAATGCACATTCTAGTTCTCTCATCAGTTTTTGAATTAAgctttttattgtaaaatataaatggatCCTTTCCTTTCTACCCCTATCTGTGTAGGACATTTCAAAGAAAAGCTGTCATCTAGGTGACCATCTCCACTATGTCAATGTAACACAGTTCCAAGAGAAGTATAGTGAGGCTTACGAACACCAGCATGAAAATggtacaaacaaaataataaccttATAAATTAAACTGATAATATCATTAACTGTACTACAAACGAAAATGACTGTTGCACAGAATCTTGGCCTTTTCTATTTACTTAAAGTAATAGTGGTAAtataaaattttgaaaatcatTTAACAAATGAATCTGTATTTCTCTTCCTAGATTACATATCATGTAGCTGTCCAAGTACAAGcacagctgtcacaacaaaagAAATACTGGTGACAGGCTTTGAACCGTCTACGACTTCTGTTCAagtaaaaacacagagaaaaagtGGATCAACAAGTAACCGATTTCAGTCATCTGCTACAACAGATATCCCAGCAACAAGGTCTAGAGACATAACAGAAACAAGAAATATAACAAACCTGGACAGTGGACTACTTTTGACCTCCCcattgccatttattttcatgggaCATAAGGCATCAGGTATGTAATCTTCTCCACTTGACACAGATGGGCATCAGAAATGGTAACACCTCACTCAAAATACTGTGCAAAAGTTTCAAAAATACTGAAGTGGCCATGCTGTGGACACAACAGTGAATACATAATATTCATGTAACTCTTGTATTTCTTGTGCATGTTTTAATATAATGAGTGATGATAGTATTGACAGGTGATGTAGTGCAATTAagaataatttgtatatgtaaGAAAGCACAACCTTCTGTCTACCCACCAAGGGCTCCTTGTACTCTATGTTGAACTGTCAGTAGGGCATCAAATATGCTGAATGTCAACATCttcttttgccattttgtgCAATTTCTCCCAGAAAAGGCAGTGATTTCAACAATTGTGTTTATGGCAATTGTTATTATGTGCCTCACCTTTGCTGCTCTTTGCCTGTGGCTTAAGAACAGACGACTAAGGAATACACAGGTGAGTAATAAACTGTAAATGTCATCATCAGCCCCAACTTTAACTGTATTATGCCTATAAGTGATTATATGAATACAGTTACCTCTTAGTGATACTGGGGGGTATTAATCATTCCTAAATTAGAATCTTAATATGTGTCTAAACTGCTAAAAATGGATTTACACTGTGTGACGGAAAACATGTAATGCTGTCAGTCTTtggaattgcattttttgtgataaataGGTTAAATATTCGATCAGATTTGGTGATAAATTAGTTCAATGGTTTGATGGATAGAATACAGTTTAAAATGGGGGGTATATGAAGACATGAGCAGTGCACAATTGTGTGAAGGAAACATaccattcaaatgtttttctttcattctgcATTGGAAAATCCCAGAAGCACAATTTTTTCCCTTCAGTCTTTACTACAGACCTTTATTCTGAAAGTATATCCATTCCTCTCTACCATCAAAGTTTCTTGAGACTATTTGAGCAGGCTAAAAAATATGTGTACAGGAAAGAAAGCTTTGTGTGAGCCAAAATGATTCTGTTCAGATTGTAAACTTAAAAATGTGGACAGACAACCCCCCAACAATGCACCTGAATTTGTATTCGTATAAACAGTTGGTTAGAAATATTAATTTGGTATGAAATAATTCCAAAGTACCAAATATTGAGGAATAAAATGTAGTCAATGGATGAAACTGATGACCTAGCCCACATATTTAGTTCAGCTTGGATGCCTATGCAATGTAATCACTAATGTTTCTGTCAGTTACAGCAAAATATTGCTTTGGAACAGTGGAATATTGAGGAAAACCAAACACGGCTTCTATAGGTAATATTGTACTTTTCTCACATACTTCTTAATTTTAAGCATTTGAGTCAGTGTAACATAATGTGATGTGCTGATGAACTATAGTGCCTTGTTGTGTTGTGACAGTAATGGGTAGATCCACTTATTTGTAGTGACTGCTGCTTGTCTTTCTTTTGTGAGTCACATGCCATTGTTATCAGCAGAAAATTTTATGATCAAGTTAAAGTCAAGACAACCAGTGAAAAATAAGACAGACATTCAAAAACTTGTCTGCAAGTGACATCCTTAGAGATCAGAAAATTAGACAGGACCAAAATCCATCGGCAATCTGAGAATTCCATAATATGGAACAGAATCATAAACAATACAAGAACATTGGTATACATTTACATCTGAAGAACATTAGAAGACGCAGAGGACAAGGTGGTTTAAATTTCTATACAAGTGAAACAAACTTGAGGTCCACCTGATAAAACACAACTGACAGATAAGAGCTAGGTTGCCTGCATAAAGCTGATGCTAACTGAAGTGGAGGATTGATACTGCTGGACTAGTGAGGTGATGACAGTAAAGTTATTCCTTTTCAGTGACTTTTCCtagaataattaatttactctgtgaaaaaaatcaataagtccatgttttctttcattttaaaatttccagaaatgtttttttaaagaatgtcaAGCTGTGCTGTCACTTATGTGTTAAATTGTTTTTACTTCTCTTATAGGTCATTCACCTGAAGAAAATCTCGGTGGTTCCCAATGATTCACACAGCTGCTATACCAAGTTTATCTGTGGTAATATGtgcataatatacagtatattgtatattatgCACATATTACATAATACTGACTGATATTGCATGGTACtacagaataaataaagaaaatcatttttgggTGGTTCTCTCAATGGATAACAGCCCACGAAGAGTAGAAATTGCAAAGTTTTGCAATGAAAACAAGCCAAGCTGGGCAGAGTACAAAAGAAAATGCCAAGGTGACAGTGGGGGAAGCATCCTGAGCCAGAGTGGAAAGgacttttttaaactgtgagaAACCCACTGGCTGGTGTGGAAGTTGTCAGCCTGTGCAACTGATAAGGAAAGTCCTCAGAACTGCTAGATATCAAAGGCTGATACTGGACCAAAATAATCAGTGGCATTCAGGTACCAGCAACTGCTAAGCGTTATGAAAGGGTTGGCCAGGACTGTTGCAACAGTGGCCAGGACTGTTatttaagaattaaaaaattcaaacaaaaacagaagcaacTGCCTTGcgaatgaaagaaagcaaatcCTCTGTGAGGAACAGCTCTCTGACAGGACACAAAATCCACGTGTAGCTTTGGACACATACCATATACTCTTCTCTGTGGAAAAGTGTGATTGATCTGTAGTGTTTAATTTCACTAATGGGGTTAAGATTGTAATTTTTCAACTTTACTATTCCATTCATATATATTACATTGCCTTGTTGCCTTGATTTGCTTTGTGTAAAAAGTGAATACTTCATACTTATGTTAACTGTatcatgatttttctttttcatgtcattatttatttgtcttccAGACAAGAAACATGAATTCCATTTTTGAAACTAGACTGGTTGCAAATGCATGAGCAGACAGTAAGCATTCCATCCAACTGTCTACTAATGCTTCACCCAGGCTCGGATTGCACTCATATTGTGACATAGGCATGGACAATTTTGTGAACCACCAAAGAAAAGGAGGCAAAGAAGCGGAACTATTGATATTATCTGAACCAGAtgctataatttattttttattacatacaATCATTTTATTGCCTAGATATGACATTGTTACATCTCTGCAGTACCATATTTTCAGTGTGCTCCATAAAGTTTGcaagaaatactttttttggctTTGGATTAGGCTTTtattaagggtatttttatacatttaggttcaccatgtagaaataacagcattttTTGCACATAGTCCTCCATTTCATGGCttcagtacaggcctggcagagcatcgccagagaagatactcagcagcTGGTGATGTCCATGGGTCAcaaacttcaagcagtcattgtatgcaaaggatatgcgacaaagtactaaacatgactactttcatttacatgacattaataTGTTCCAAACATCATGATGCTCTGAGGGGGaagggctatgtataaaatgtgctgcCCCAATTCAGagcacaaataattttaaatttatgattttagatttagattatggagtacagagcttactgtgtttgtgtgtgtgtgtgtgtgtgtgtgtatcaggtgTATATCTCATCAGGTGCTTTTTTGGGCCCTTCTTTGACATGACCACATAGGCATCTGCCTGTGTGGCTTATGCTATAATCCAGGCTTCACCTTCTCATACCTCGTTCTTTCTCTGGCACACGCAGAATGGACGGGCACTGTAATGTTCTGTGAGCTGCTCCAtcaagaaaaagtaaaaaaacaaaacaaaaaaaatcaataatggaGAAACCTGCTGCCACAGAGCAACATCAGATCGATAGACCAGAAACCAACCATATGCGATACTCACTTCTGTATAGAAACAAAGCGCCATTCATCTCAACTCAAgctataaaaataatcttttgtgCATTTAACTTGAAAACAGGACATTCGCCCTGCACACTCCTCCGAACAAAAGACAACGACACCGACACCATGGAACCTGTTTCCTCTGGAAACTACTGGTggcaaatgaacaaattcaaaaaatgtaatcctGCATGTCTGGTCTGTTGTTTCAACAAGGGTTGAAATATGTTTGGATTTCAGCTGATGTACAGTAATGCATATTATAAACTTCATTATGATTAATGGATGCTAATTCCATAGGATGCACTGACAGAATGACTTTTTGAACTGGTTGCAGgctttgggtggcagtgtagcataatgggtcaggacttggtcttgtaacctaaaggtaatggtgtaaggtaatgtaatggaaagggCTGGCCAGGTAATGTCAATGTGGATATGTTATATTAATGTGGCCACTCAGTCCATCCAAATGATGTAAAGGTCTGTGGATTGATAAAGCGGGCATTTTTGCTTCATATAGACTAGTATCATTGTGTTTGACTgtttatatttctatttttagttttgtaaGCTTAGTGTGATTGGCAGTTATAGCTGCTAATTAGCTATTGTATTacatcatttcaaaattaaGATATTGCATAATATGTGTTCTAGCAgtaatcatacaattaacacacacacacacacacacacacacatatatatatatacacacacacacatacacacacagggttatGGGATGCAGTTTGTAAAATGTTGCACAAAATGTGTAACCCTGCTCAATTGTCCcacattttgcattgcattgtaaaAACAATGCACTGCAATTTTCGAATGTTACCTTTAAACATTTGGAGAGACTTTCATCTAAAACATTGTCATCGGTTTTCTAGGAGGAATGTTATGCATTGAAGCaagatttaaaaattacatgttGTATATAAATATCAGTGTAAACATTCAATATGTAAatgttaaaggagtaccatggtgattttcacactctctcggttttatgtgctatttgcacaagaggcattgaagaaacacaatgagtaaagtattaaatatgtccgttctgtatttttggagaaatatgcgttttaaataaaaaaaatattttcaaccggttgagaaagttgtcaacttggtgcgtcacgaatacagtaaccactcccctttccacgccccgtaaacccatggataactcgagacccatagtttgcgccgctggcttacaggcaagacaatgcaaatatttgactaacgttaggttcacttaaattagagtgccttttaaggactattagattatttctggttatattcatttagctagctagctaacgttagctagccaggtagtttgctttcataaggcaatgttatcgataacgttagctagctagtttgcttttgtgaggacgttatagttgtgcttttatcttaacttggctagctagatagcaaaaattataattggatataagtcaacgtccttaccttagctatctatcgatacttgatatactactaagctagctagcttgtgaaaattcagtctcccaagaaGAGCTCCCAAGAACTATCATGGttgtagctatggtaacggggcacggtctgtcaatcatagctaactgacagttctcattaccacgcccagacggttcgggtgaacttttatagtgggaaatttaggcttagaaaaatacgttttaaagtacattgaaatgactgaataataaaaaaataatgcacatttgttttgttgttacctaaagacaactgggaagtgtcacgttcaaccaccatgttactcctttaaatgTAGAAACTAAATGTTTCGAACATAATGCAAATTGGTGACAGCTCTTATGTGTAACATCAGTTTTTTGTATGGTGGAGAGCAGTCTTGattgcactcacacaaacaccttaGTATCAGCAGAATCAGCCATCACAAAAGGGCTAGTCCAAGCAAATTATATGAAGTTTAGAGTATATGTTGCTGAGGTAAGAGCTGCAACCTAGTGTAAAATAAAGTGAACTTTAAGATCATTTTGTCTGCgtccctgtttttattttcaatggtAGTTTGGTAGAAACCCAAGCTCACATAATTTCCCATAGCCTATTTTCATGACAGTGGGGGGATAGCCCACTGGGAGTGGATGTGTAAGGTTTATTTTAAGCTGATTTTTAGGTTGGCAGTACAACATGGAGTCTTAATATAGATTGCAGTGTGTGCACATAAGCgcaacaatacatttctcacagaaaatcATTTGTTCACTTACATCACTGCAGTGGTGATCAAACTTACAAGAAATAAGTGCTAGTGTGTTAGCCATTATTGATCACTGTATGAGGTTAGTATGATGTGGCTAGCACAAGCTAATAGCTCTAACCCATACAAAATGGACTTTTAATGGTACTTGTTCAGCCAAATGTTAGAAGTAAAAGCATTCAATTATGGTCGACACCAAAAATTTCTGTTGCACTCTCAACATTTAGCAAAAGTAGTGTAAGacagaattaatttttaaaagttatacATTTTCCGAACTGTCAGAAGTCCGCATGGCCATTGTCTGCATACAGTTGCTGTGTAAATTACTTTATAAAGTAGAGATTTATAAAGTGTTCAGTGAAAAATCTGACCTggctatcagtcagaattcccagagttttaatttgtttttcatggtttgggctaggccccttatttccagtaaaggcaaatcttaatgctacagcatacaatcacattctagatgatctATGATAAACAGTTTGTGAAAGGCCCATTCCTGTGTgtggccctttcctgtttcagcatgacaatgcccctgggtaCGAAGTGAGGTCTGTATAattttttgttgagaacggtgtggaagaacttgaatgacctgcactgagccctgacctcaaccccattcaacacctttgtggtcaattggaaagccatctgcaagccaggcctaatcacccaatcactCGTcgtcactaatgctcttctggcagaatggaagcgaatccctgaAGCAATGccccaacatctagtataaagccttctcagaagagaGGTTGTTATAGaagcaaagggtggacaaacGCCATGTtattgcccataattttggatgagatgttggatatcaggtgtccacatacttttggccatgtagtgtatatgtaAGGAATAATCCATGACTGGCTttgatttataatcaaacaattcaaacatttaatttggGGGCCATCACCTGAATACAAGAGGGAAACAGACTGAGGTTAATCTGATGTTGACAAATCCATTTGAGCAAAGCTAGGCTACTACTGCCGATGTTTACATTAGCTCATCTTTTAACTCTGACAATGTAAAGTGAAAATTGTGCAGCATCTACAATACTAAAATGTATGGGCAGGCTAACCAGCGCACATAATCATATGAAAGCAAAGCATTCTACCATCACCAGCATGGAGAAATTGTCAACTCAACAGTCATTTCTTACCTCATTTTCAGAGGAGATGTGATGCCTAGTTTCCTGAGGTAAAATATACACCCAGCCTATTGACACTTCTGTAAAAGGCTGccactacaccccccccccccccccccccaaaaaaaaaacaaattaaaaagaggATCCTATTGCTATTTGAGTGGGTCAAGTTGCTCAACCCTATGagcatttttctgtgtgtttttctccaccATTCTATCCAGTGTAATATTTGATGAGAAGAATATTACAAAATCTTCTCCATCCACGAAACAAATGTCAGTGATACTGTGATACTGATATGTTAAGGGGATGACCTTACAGTTGTGTCTAAAAAGGCATTTGGAATATGAAGGTCAGAATATACCATATGAATGAATGTAGCTGGTGAGACTAAGATATATCATTCTATGTTCTCATCTCCTCATCCCGACTGCTCTCTTGCTCTTCCCCTTCTCTTGTAACCTCTGCCAACCCTTCCACCTGTCCCATTCTCTCTTATTTCAGCAGTGATGTCAGCATCCCTCTCTCAATCCCTGCCATTAAAGTGCTTGCCAGACACAGGGTTTTCTATGCCCATTTTTCCCTAATCCTTTTGCAGTCCTCTTTGTCTGTCTCGGGtaacctctctctccttttccctccctctttcatcACTCTATAAAAGCTCCCAATATTCTAATAACAATGCTTATACTTTGTTTTTCAGCAGCCAGCCTCCAATCCTCTAAAGGTAAGGATTATGTTTTTCTCTCCCGTTATACTTTAGAATGAAGGGTCTTTGATGTCCCATGTAATCCGTAATCTCTCTCAAATGACATTTCATCCTTGTTATCTTAATGTGTGTTAACTGTATTTGTCTAACTgctgtcttttctgtttttctcacgTTTTCCAACTAAGTCACACGTCTTCTTTCCTGTCTGTCCATATGCTTCTGTTTATTCTTACATCTTTCCTTTGTTAAAttgatattatttatgttttcacaGTGCTTTGGTCATAATGCACTCTGTTCTTTAAAATTGtttctaaatacatttctgcTCTGGTATATGGTGGTTTTTCAAATAACATCTTTCATACTGTGATAAATATTTCAACTCTAAATCTGATCTATCCCTCTGTATTCCTCATTGGTTCATCTGTCTTTCGTTATTTCTATCTATGTCCAGTGAGCAAACATACCATGGCATTGAAACAATGCATTGTTCAACTAATTCCCTCAGGCATAGCTGAAGCATGTGTACAGACACATACTAACTGACTGCTACAatgggaaggaaagaaagaacagttgtgtctgtgtgttggggg
Protein-coding sequences here:
- the LOC118221464 gene encoding uncharacterized protein LOC118221464 is translated as MKSLHLTVYMYLAVCNGGFPYNDYLDEVRNHLPSDYLFKIPQLDSTCNEKRDNYLQVKWTLGCIIQRDKDKNNSLFLNIALLFEKLNHCQDISKKSCHLGDHLHYVNVTQFQEKYSEAYEHQHENDYISCSCPSTSTAVTTKEILVTGFEPSTTSVQVKTQRKSGSTSNRFQSSATTDIPATRSRDITETRNITNLDSGLLLTSPLPFIFMGHKASEKAVISTIVFMAIVIMCLTFAALCLWLKNRRLRNTQLQQNIALEQWNIEENQTRLL